In the genome of Lynx canadensis isolate LIC74 chromosome F1, mLynCan4.pri.v2, whole genome shotgun sequence, one region contains:
- the HLX gene encoding H2.0-like homeobox protein has protein sequence MFAAGLAPFYASNFSLWSAAYCSSAGPGGCSFPLDPAAVKKPSFCIADILHAGVGEPGAAPEGLAGASAAALTAHLGSAHPHASFQAAARSPLRPTPVVAPSEVPAGFPQRLSPLSAAYHHHHPQQQQQQQQPPQQQQPPPPPPPRAGALQPPASGARGVPNPPHSGSAPAPSSKDLKFGIDRILSAEFDPKVKEGNTLRDLTSLLTSGRPAGVHLPGLQPSAGQFFASLDPINEASAILSPLSSNPRNSVQHQFQDTFPGPYAVLTKDTMPQTYKRKRSWSRAVFSNLQRKGLEKRFEIQKYVTKPDRKQLAAMLGLTDAQVKVWFQNRRMKWRHSKEAQAQKDKDKEAGEKPSGGAAAADGEQEERSLSRSEGEAESESSDSESLDMAPSDTERTEGAERSLHQTTVIKASAAGALLPAGGGGSAGSGGGVGGSFGFGSLGGGGGAGSGGGASELLPAPQPTLSGAPQSPEPAPAPLGGL, from the exons ATGTTCGCCGCCGGGCTGGCTCCCTTCTACGCCTCCAACTTCAGCCTCTGGTCGGCCGCTTACTGCTCCTCGGCCGGCCCGGGCGGCTGCTCCTTCCCCCTGGACCCCGCCGCGGTCAAGAAACCCTCCTTCTGCATCGCAGACATCCTGCACGCCGGCGTGGGGGAGCCGGGGGCGGCCCCGGAGGGTCTGGCGGGGGCCTCGGCCGCCGCCCTCACCGCGCACTTGGGCTCGGCTCACCCGCACGCCTCTTTCCAAGCTGCCGCCAGATCCCCGCTTCGACCCACCCCGGTGGTGGCGCCCTCCGAAGTCCCGGCTGGCTTCCCGCAGCGGCTGTCTCCGCTCTCAGCCGcctaccaccaccatcacccacagcaacaacagcagcagcagcaaccaccgcagcagcagcagcctccgcctccgcctccaCCCCGGGCTGGCGCCTTGCAGCCTCCGGCCTCTGGGGCGCGGGGGGTCCCGAATCCCCCCCATAGCGGCTCGGCCCCGGCCCCCTCCAGCAAGGACCTCAAATTTGGAATTGACCGCATTTTGTCTGCAGAATTTGACCCCAAAGTCAAGGAAGGCAACACGCTGAGAG ACCTCACGTCCCTGCTAACCAGCGGGCGGCCCGCAGGCGTACACCTTCCCGGCCTGCAGCCTTCTGCCGGCCAGTTCTTCGCGTCTCTAGATCCCATTAACGAGGCTTCTGCCATCCTGAGCCCCTTAAGCTCGAACCCGAGAAATTCAGTCCAGCATCAGTTTCAAGACACGTTTCCAG GTCCCTACGCTGTGCTCACGAAGGACACCATGCCGCAGACGTACAAGAGGAAGCGCTCATGGTCACGGGCTGTCTTCTCCAACCTGCAGAGGAAAGGCCTGGAGAAAAGGTTTGAGATTCAGAAGTACGTGACGAAGCCCGACCGAAAGCAGCTGGCCGCGATGCTGGGCCTCACCGACGCGCAG GTGAAGGTGTGGTTCCAGAACCGGCGGATGAAGTGGCGGCACTCCAAGGAGGCCCAGGCCCagaaggacaaggacaaggaggCGGGCGAGAAGCCGTCGGGCGGCGCCGCGGCCGCCGACGGCGAGCAAGAGGAGCGGAGCCTCAGCCGCTCGGAGGGCGAGGCCGAGAGCGAGAGCAGCGACTCCGAGTCTCTGGACATGGCCCCCAGCGACACGGAGCGGACCGAGGGGGCCGAGCGGTCACTGCACCAGACCACGGTCATCAAGGCCTCGGCCGCCGGCGCCCTCCTCCcggccggcggcggcgggagcgcgGGAAGCGGCGGCGGCGTTGGCGGCAGTTTCGGCTTCGGCAGCcttggcggcggcggcggcgcgggtaGCGGCGGCGGCGCCTCGGAGCTGCTGCCCGCGCCCCAGCCCACCCTCAGCGGCGCTCCGCAGAGCCCCGAGCCCGCCCCGGCGCCGCTGGGCGGCCTGTAG